DNA sequence from the Amycolatopsis sp. Hca4 genome:
GGTCCGTGAACGCGCCCTGCTCCTCTCCGGCCTCTTGCTCGGCGTGATCGGCGGGGCACTGGTGCTGGCTTCGGTGCTCTTCCGGGCGCCGCTGGCACTGCTGCTGGTGTCGCTGTTCCTGCTGGTGTCGAGCATCGGGCTGGTGATGCCGAACGCGAGCTCGCTGGCACTGGCGTCGCACGCCCGCTCGGCCGGAGCGGCTTCGGCGTTGCTCGGGGTGCTGCAGTTCGTGGTCGGCGCGGTGGCGACGCCGCTGGTCGGCCTGGGCGGGCCGGGGACGGCGGTGCCGATGGCCGCGACCATGGCCGGGTTCGCGGTGCTGGCCTTGGTGGCCTACCTGGCGCTGACCCGCGAGGTCACGGCCTGAGCAGGCGCTCCAGCTCGCCGGCGGCCGGTTCGTGGCCGGCGTCGGCGATGCGCTGCAGTTCGAGGAGGTCCTTCGTGGCGACGGCGCGGCGGGTGAGGAGTTCTCCGGCCCGGTCGCTGCCCTCGTCCAGCAGTTCGCTCAGTTCTTCGACGTCTCCGCGGGCGTCGGCCAGGTCCGCCAGCCGGTCCAGTGCGGTTTCGTTGCCCTCGTCGGCGAGGGCGCGCAGGGTTTCGTGGTCGGTCATGGGGGCAGTCTGCGACCTTGCCCCTGGGGCAGGGTCAAGTGGGAAGATCGGCGGGTGCTCACCATCGGGCAGCTTGCCGGGTATGTCGGGGTCACCGTCAAGACCATTCGCGTGTACCACGCGAAGGGGCTGCTTCCCGAGCCCGAGCGGGATGCGTCCGGGTATCGGCGGTACCGGGCCGCCGACGCCGTGGAGCTGATCAAGATCCGGACGCTGGCCGAGGCCGGGGTGCCGTTGGCGCGGATCCGGGAGCTGCGGTCGGGGGGTGGGGTCGCGGCGGCGCTCCGGCAGATCGACGACGAGCTCGGTGCGCGGATCGAGGCGCTGCAGGCCACCCGGTCGCGGCTGCGGCGGCTGGCGTCCGGGCGGTTGTCGCCGTTGCCCGATGAGGTGGTGAGCTTCCTCGGCCGGTTGCCTGGGCTCGGGTTCAGTGAACGGTGGGTGGCGCTGCAAAACGATCTGTGGTTGCTGGTGTTCGCCACACATCCGGAGGCTGCGCGGCGGAACTTTCTCGATCAGGCTGCGATGGCTGATGATCCGGGGCTGCTTTCGCTGGTGCTCGAGTATGACCGTTTGCACGATGTCGATCCGGATGATCCGCGGGTGGATGCGCTCGCTTTGCGGCTTGTTTCGGCTACGCGGGCGAGGTATGGGGGTGAGCTGCCTGCTTATGAGCCGGGGTCTGCTATTCCTTTGCTGGTTCAGGGGGCGGTCAATGCGTCTTCGCCCGCTTGGCGGCGGCTTGATGCCTTGTTGCGGGAGCGGCTTGGGTGAGCTGCGCTTGCAGCTTGCGGTTTCTTCGGCCGCCGGATCGGGGGTGGTCCCCGCCACCCCGGATCCTTGATTGTGACTACGGCCGGCAGCGCCGCGTCAAGGCGGGAAAGCGTGCCTTGACCCGGCGCCGCCGGCCGTGTTCTGGCTTCGGATCGGGGTTGCGGGGGGTCTGGGCTCCTGGTGCGTTCTGTTCTCTGCCGTGGCCCCTCTGCCGCCGCCGGTTTGGCTTTATCTTACGTCAGGGAGGCCAGGTCCGCCGTCTTGAGCTGTTCTGGCGTCACCTTTGTGCTTCCGTCGACCAGTGCTGCCAGTGCGTCGCCGT
Encoded proteins:
- a CDS encoding MerR family transcriptional regulator, with protein sequence MLTIGQLAGYVGVTVKTIRVYHAKGLLPEPERDASGYRRYRAADAVELIKIRTLAEAGVPLARIRELRSGGGVAAALRQIDDELGARIEALQATRSRLRRLASGRLSPLPDEVVSFLGRLPGLGFSERWVALQNDLWLLVFATHPEAARRNFLDQAAMADDPGLLSLVLEYDRLHDVDPDDPRVDALALRLVSATRARYGGELPAYEPGSAIPLLVQGAVNASSPAWRRLDALLRERLG